In Streptomyces canus, one DNA window encodes the following:
- a CDS encoding ABC transporter substrate-binding protein produces MRRRLAPAALLLPFALLLTACGGNASAGTGSDTDGKGSLTLNVADQKGGSEAILRAAGELDHLDYKIKWSTFTSGPPLLEAVNAKAVDIGGVGNTPPVFAAGADSKITVVAAWHGTSKGDAILVPNDSKLTGPAQLKGKSVAVAQGSSANYQLVASLRKAGLDPSDVKVKYLQPADALAAFTSGKVDAWAVWDPYTSQILQAKQGRVLTTGDGITNGLTFQVAAPGALKDKKKAAAINDYLERLRRAYKWVYSHEPEWAKVWAKETGLPEDVALAAVKRTYTTRVAVAVDQRLIASEQEIADTFTGLKLIPRKVDFGDFTDTRFNGDLPPSTTTPRPSETD; encoded by the coding sequence ATGCGACGTCGCCTCGCCCCCGCCGCACTGCTCCTTCCCTTCGCCCTTCTGCTCACCGCCTGCGGCGGAAACGCGTCCGCCGGCACGGGCTCCGACACCGACGGCAAGGGCTCCCTCACGCTCAACGTCGCTGACCAGAAGGGTGGTTCGGAGGCGATCCTGCGCGCCGCCGGGGAGCTCGACCACCTCGACTACAAGATCAAGTGGTCGACCTTCACCTCCGGCCCGCCCCTTCTGGAGGCCGTCAACGCCAAGGCCGTCGACATCGGCGGCGTCGGCAACACCCCGCCGGTGTTCGCGGCCGGCGCCGACTCGAAGATCACGGTGGTGGCGGCCTGGCACGGTACGTCCAAGGGGGACGCCATCCTCGTCCCGAACGACTCCAAGCTGACCGGTCCGGCGCAGCTGAAGGGCAAGTCCGTCGCCGTGGCGCAGGGTTCGTCCGCCAACTACCAACTGGTCGCCTCCCTCAGGAAGGCTGGGCTCGATCCGAGTGACGTGAAGGTCAAGTACCTCCAACCGGCCGACGCCCTGGCCGCGTTCACCTCCGGCAAGGTCGACGCGTGGGCGGTGTGGGACCCGTACACCTCGCAGATCCTCCAGGCGAAGCAGGGTCGGGTGCTGACCACCGGGGACGGCATCACCAACGGCCTGACCTTCCAGGTGGCGGCGCCGGGCGCGCTGAAGGACAAGAAGAAGGCCGCCGCCATCAACGACTACCTGGAGCGGCTGCGACGCGCCTACAAGTGGGTCTACTCCCACGAGCCGGAGTGGGCGAAGGTCTGGGCGAAGGAGACGGGGCTGCCCGAGGACGTGGCGCTGGCCGCGGTGAAGCGCACCTACACCACCCGGGTCGCGGTGGCGGTGGACCAGCGGCTCATCGCTTCCGAACAGGAGATCGCGGACACCTTCACCGGTCTGAAGCTCATCCCCCGCAAGGTCGACTTCGGCGACTTCACGGACACGCGGTTCAACGGTGACCTCCCGCCGTCCACCACCACGCCCCGCCCCTCGGAGACGGACTGA
- a CDS encoding ABC transporter ATP-binding protein has product MATDVHRPVNHQVTEISAAEEATAATEPRPEASKPRAPRPAQAVRVEGLTRSFDGRAVIDDLRLDVRAGEFVALLGRSGCGKSTLLRILAGLDRDIEGTVLVPRRKAVAFQAPRLMPWKKVWRNVLLGLPGKPARAVADQALGEVGLSHRTDAWPKTLSGGEAQRASLARALVREPDLLLLDEPFGALDALTRIKAQRLVGELWQRRGCAVLLVTHDVEEAVLLADRVLVMDEGVIAHEQAIDLDRPRDITDPRFAEIRGQLLERLGVDTAAEAA; this is encoded by the coding sequence ATGGCGACCGACGTTCACCGGCCGGTGAACCACCAGGTGACCGAGATATCCGCGGCCGAGGAAGCCACGGCCGCCACGGAACCCAGGCCCGAGGCGTCCAAGCCCCGGGCACCCCGCCCCGCGCAGGCCGTGCGCGTCGAAGGGCTGACCCGTTCCTTCGACGGCCGTGCCGTCATCGACGACCTCCGACTCGACGTCCGCGCAGGCGAATTCGTGGCCCTGCTGGGCCGCAGCGGCTGCGGCAAGTCCACCCTGCTGCGCATCCTCGCCGGACTCGACCGGGACATCGAGGGCACCGTCCTGGTGCCGCGCCGCAAGGCGGTCGCCTTCCAGGCACCCCGGCTGATGCCGTGGAAGAAGGTGTGGCGCAACGTCCTGCTCGGCCTGCCCGGCAAGCCCGCACGCGCCGTCGCCGACCAGGCCCTGGGGGAGGTCGGCCTGAGCCACCGCACGGACGCCTGGCCCAAGACGCTCTCCGGCGGCGAGGCTCAACGCGCCTCCTTGGCAAGGGCGTTGGTACGCGAGCCCGATCTCCTGCTGCTGGACGAGCCGTTCGGCGCGCTCGACGCCCTCACCCGGATCAAGGCCCAGCGTCTGGTCGGGGAGTTGTGGCAGCGGCGCGGCTGCGCGGTGCTGCTCGTGACGCACGACGTCGAGGAGGCCGTCCTGCTCGCCGATCGTGTCCTCGTGATGGACGAGGGCGTCATCGCGCACGAGCAGGCAATCGACCTCGACCGGCCCCGCGACATCACCGATCCCCGGTTCGCGGAGATCCGCGGGCAGCTCCTGGAGCGCCTGGGCGTCGACACCGCAGCCGAAGCCGCCTGA
- a CDS encoding ABC transporter permease: MSISHAPPGTPETDIPETSHPDATEPAAPGPAPDLDLEPIVPASSHRTRVPRWLRRTTGPLLLLALWQLLSSTGVLTDDVLASPGRIAQVAGDLISDGSLTSAMTTSLQRVAGGLLLGALIGTGLALVSGLFRIGEDIVDAPVQMLRTVPFVGLIPLFIIWFGIGEAPKIAIITLGVTFPLYLNVYAGIRGVDAQLIEAGESLGLSRWGLVRHVILPGALPGAMTGLRYSLGISWLALVFAEQVNADSGIGFLMVQARDFLRTDVIVVCLIVYAFLGLLADFVVRSLERLLLQWRPTFTGR, encoded by the coding sequence ATGAGCATCAGCCACGCCCCGCCAGGTACCCCCGAAACCGACATTCCGGAAACCTCCCACCCGGACGCCACCGAACCCGCTGCCCCCGGCCCCGCTCCCGACCTCGACCTCGAACCGATCGTCCCCGCCTCCTCCCACCGCACTCGGGTCCCCCGCTGGCTGCGCCGCACCACCGGTCCGCTCCTGCTGCTGGCACTGTGGCAACTCCTCAGCAGCACCGGCGTGTTGACCGACGACGTCCTCGCCTCCCCCGGCCGTATCGCCCAGGTCGCGGGTGATCTGATCTCCGACGGATCGCTGACCTCGGCGATGACGACCTCGTTGCAGCGGGTCGCGGGCGGGCTGCTCCTCGGCGCCCTCATCGGCACCGGACTCGCCCTCGTCTCAGGTCTGTTCCGGATCGGCGAGGACATCGTCGATGCGCCGGTGCAGATGCTGCGGACCGTGCCGTTCGTCGGTCTGATCCCGCTGTTCATCATCTGGTTCGGCATCGGCGAGGCCCCGAAGATCGCCATCATCACGCTCGGCGTGACCTTTCCGCTCTACCTCAACGTCTACGCGGGCATCCGCGGCGTGGACGCTCAGCTGATCGAGGCCGGGGAGTCCCTCGGCCTCTCGCGGTGGGGGCTCGTACGGCATGTCATCCTGCCCGGCGCGCTGCCCGGCGCCATGACCGGTCTGCGCTACTCGCTCGGCATCTCCTGGCTCGCGCTCGTCTTCGCCGAACAGGTCAACGCGGACTCCGGCATCGGCTTCCTGATGGTGCAGGCGCGGGACTTCCTGCGCACCGACGTCATCGTGGTCTGCCTGATCGTCTACGCCTTCCTCGGCCTGCTGGCCGACTTCGTCGTCCGCTCCCTCGAAAGGCTGCTGCTGCAATGGCGACCGACGTTCACCGGCCGGTGA
- a CDS encoding putative leader peptide, translating to MASFGPMLRSALLTTRGHIDLLRVASAACRRGC from the coding sequence ATGGCTAGCTTCGGCCCCATGTTGCGTTCAGCCCTGCTCACCACGCGCGGTCACATCGACCTGCTGCGGGTGGCCTCCGCCGCGTGTCGTCGCGGCTGCTGA
- a CDS encoding YjbQ family protein has product MADAFTTRVLNVASGSAERIVDLTGDCEAFLREVAAGRDGLLNVFIPHATAGVALIETGAGSDDDLLAALHTLLPADDRWQHRHGSPGHGRDHVLPAIVPPHATLPVVNGQLELGTWQSVCLVDTNRDNPQRKVRFTFLAGS; this is encoded by the coding sequence ATGGCAGACGCTTTCACCACCCGAGTCCTGAACGTCGCCTCCGGTTCGGCGGAGCGGATCGTCGACCTCACCGGCGACTGTGAGGCCTTCCTGAGGGAGGTCGCCGCAGGCCGCGACGGCCTCCTCAACGTCTTCATCCCCCACGCGACAGCCGGCGTCGCGCTCATCGAGACCGGTGCCGGCAGCGACGACGACCTCCTCGCGGCCCTGCATACCCTCCTCCCCGCCGACGACCGCTGGCAGCACCGCCACGGCAGCCCCGGCCACGGCCGCGACCACGTCCTCCCGGCGATCGTCCCGCCCCATGCGACGCTGCCGGTGGTGAACGGGCAGCTGGAGCTGGGGACTTGGCAGTCGGTGTGCCTGGTGGACACCAACAGGGACAATCCTCAACGGAAGGTGCGTTTCACTTTCCTTGCCGGTTCCTGA
- a CDS encoding polysaccharide lyase family 7 protein — MNRRSVLRTAAGLLAGGPALALPRPAGAAVAAGPTDGWSQTSFTYSWQKPWNLDLSERHSSSGGVQRMWVYATDEPFEEGSSTDPRTEMRWKVDYTTGDHMWDADVYLPSGSDGASFVQILRSVHPSGTPATDIMLNVYDTGGGTVRRYDGTALKTGAYGTWFNVKIAHRASTGTGTVKVYFDDSLVLTVADRGPATRYFKNGVYNHGSGRAEARFRNIRYWTR; from the coding sequence ATGAACAGGAGATCCGTCTTACGGACAGCGGCCGGACTGCTGGCCGGCGGCCCCGCACTCGCCCTCCCCCGGCCCGCGGGCGCGGCGGTGGCCGCCGGCCCGACCGACGGCTGGAGTCAGACGTCGTTCACCTACAGCTGGCAGAAGCCCTGGAATCTCGATCTGAGCGAGCGGCACAGCTCCAGCGGCGGAGTCCAGCGGATGTGGGTGTACGCCACCGACGAGCCCTTCGAGGAGGGCAGTTCCACCGATCCGCGCACCGAGATGCGCTGGAAGGTCGACTACACCACGGGCGATCACATGTGGGACGCCGACGTCTATCTCCCTTCCGGCTCGGACGGCGCCTCCTTCGTCCAGATCCTGCGGAGCGTCCACCCCTCCGGGACTCCGGCCACCGACATCATGCTCAACGTCTACGACACCGGCGGGGGCACCGTGCGCCGTTACGACGGCACGGCCCTCAAGACCGGGGCCTACGGCACCTGGTTCAACGTGAAGATCGCCCACCGGGCGAGCACGGGGACGGGCACGGTCAAGGTCTACTTCGACGACTCCCTCGTCCTGACGGTCGCCGACCGGGGCCCGGCCACCCGCTACTTCAAGAACGGCGTCTACAACCACGGCTCGGGGCGCGCGGAGGCCCGTTTCCGCAACATCCGGTACTGGACGCGCTGA
- a CDS encoding extracellular catalytic domain type 1 short-chain-length polyhydroxyalkanoate depolymerase, whose translation MGPSHPPFRFTKGRRLVRGVRRRVAAAAGTLALTAGLVAMGPQASTAGLTQVTGFGTNPGNLSMYAYAPDALPSGAPLVIALHGCTQSASDYYAHSGWPTFADRYGFALVLPQTSSANNANSCFNWFDPGDSSRGRGEALSIRQMVDKAVSQYGSDSRQVYVTGLSAGGGMTANLLAAYPDVFAGGAIDSGLPAYCATTVPAAYTCMYSPPDRTPAQWGDLVRSAAPVGTTSWPRVAIWQGSADTTVRPANATELRDQWTDVWGIGQTPSRTESLSGGTTLTTYDDASGRPAVEVYSVAGMAHGLAVDPGSGTEQCGATGTYYLDTICSSYHTVRFWGLDGHDQGTGALPAPTGLTVTGTTDTTTALSWNAAPDAASYAVYRDGSKVGTTESTAYTDTSLTAGTTYGYTVAAVDAAGAAGAVSAAVTASTTGFTPTCHTSSTYDHTVAGRAHQSGGQTYANGSDEPMGLWNTFNGHTLEQTAPGYYVVADSGCPA comes from the coding sequence ATGGGACCGTCGCATCCTCCGTTCCGCTTCACGAAGGGCCGCCGCCTCGTCAGAGGCGTCCGCCGCCGGGTCGCCGCCGCCGCGGGCACTCTGGCCCTCACAGCCGGCCTGGTCGCCATGGGCCCGCAGGCGTCCACCGCGGGTCTGACCCAGGTCACCGGCTTCGGAACCAACCCCGGCAACCTGTCCATGTACGCCTATGCGCCGGACGCCCTGCCGTCCGGCGCCCCGCTCGTGATCGCCCTGCACGGCTGCACACAGAGTGCGAGCGACTACTACGCCCACTCCGGCTGGCCGACGTTCGCCGACCGCTACGGCTTCGCGCTGGTCCTCCCCCAGACGAGCAGCGCCAACAACGCCAACTCCTGCTTCAACTGGTTTGATCCAGGGGACAGTTCGCGCGGTCGGGGCGAGGCACTGTCGATCAGGCAGATGGTCGACAAGGCCGTCTCGCAGTACGGCAGCGACAGCCGACAGGTCTACGTCACGGGTCTGTCCGCCGGCGGCGGCATGACCGCGAACCTGCTGGCCGCGTACCCCGACGTCTTCGCGGGCGGGGCCATCGACTCCGGTCTGCCCGCGTACTGCGCGACCACCGTGCCCGCGGCGTACACCTGCATGTACAGCCCACCGGACAGGACCCCCGCCCAGTGGGGCGACCTGGTGCGCTCCGCCGCTCCCGTCGGCACCACGTCCTGGCCGCGCGTCGCGATCTGGCAGGGCTCCGCCGACACCACGGTCCGGCCCGCCAACGCCACGGAGCTGCGCGACCAGTGGACCGACGTGTGGGGCATCGGCCAGACGCCTTCGCGCACGGAAAGCCTGAGCGGGGGCACCACACTGACCACCTACGACGACGCCTCCGGCCGACCCGCGGTCGAGGTCTACTCGGTCGCCGGTATGGCGCACGGGCTCGCGGTCGACCCGGGCAGCGGCACCGAGCAGTGCGGCGCCACCGGCACGTACTACCTCGACACCATCTGCTCCAGCTACCACACCGTCCGCTTCTGGGGCCTCGACGGCCACGACCAGGGCACCGGTGCCCTGCCCGCGCCCACGGGACTGACGGTCACCGGGACCACCGACACCACCACGGCCCTGAGCTGGAACGCGGCGCCCGACGCGGCCTCGTACGCCGTCTACCGAGACGGCTCGAAGGTGGGCACCACGGAGTCGACCGCCTACACCGACACCAGCCTGACCGCAGGCACGACGTACGGCTACACCGTGGCGGCCGTGGACGCGGCGGGCGCGGCGGGGGCGGTCTCCGCCGCGGTGACCGCATCCACCACCGGGTTCACACCCACGTGTCACACGTCGAGCACCTACGACCACACGGTCGCCGGACGCGCGCATCAGAGCGGCGGCCAGACCTATGCCAACGGCTCCGACGAGCCCATGGGGCTGTGGAACACCTTCAACGGGCACACCCTCGAGCAGACCGCGCCCGGCTACTACGTCGTAGCGGACTCCGGCTGCCCGGCCTGA
- a CDS encoding helix-turn-helix transcriptional regulator: protein MPGPGEWLRRAGRRIDARTQPAEAAEIFRRLDAAPLLARARAEQELTGQHLRRDSAPARESILTAQELRVARLAAQGLTNREIGAQLLISPRTVGHHLANVFPKLGIVSRADLARIDFGNGLHLIG, encoded by the coding sequence ATGCCTGGGCCCGGCGAGTGGCTACGGCGGGCCGGTCGCCGTATCGACGCCCGGACACAACCGGCCGAAGCCGCGGAGATCTTCCGGCGCCTGGACGCGGCGCCCCTGCTCGCCCGCGCCCGGGCCGAACAGGAACTGACCGGGCAGCACCTGCGCCGCGACTCCGCACCGGCCCGGGAGAGCATCCTCACGGCACAGGAGTTGCGAGTCGCACGGCTGGCCGCGCAGGGGCTCACCAACCGGGAGATCGGGGCACAGCTGTTGATCAGTCCTCGTACAGTGGGTCATCACCTGGCCAACGTGTTCCCCAAGCTCGGTATCGTCTCGCGCGCCGATCTCGCGCGCATCGACTTCGGCAACGGGTTGCATCTGATCGGCTGA
- a CDS encoding oxidoreductase: MATTRPVALVTGASSGIGKETARALVEAGFEVIGTGRKTSGLTPPAGVTYLDLDVGSDESATAAVAEVIDRFGRIDVLVNNAGIGASGAVEENSVAQAQNVLNINVLGVIRMTKAVLPHMRARGGGRVINISSVLGVAPQPFMALYVASKHAIEGYSESLDHEVREHGVRVLLVQPAYTKTSFDTNAAQPDTPLPLYTERRRVFDEVIAEAMKAGDDPAVVAKVIVTAATDKKPKLRYTAGPLASRVTTARRLVPAGTFDKQIRKNNRLPG; this comes from the coding sequence ATGGCGACAACTCGACCGGTGGCACTCGTGACGGGTGCCTCATCCGGGATCGGCAAGGAGACGGCCCGCGCCCTCGTCGAGGCGGGGTTCGAGGTGATCGGAACCGGCCGCAAGACCTCCGGGCTCACCCCGCCCGCAGGCGTGACGTACCTCGATCTCGACGTGGGCAGTGACGAGTCGGCCACTGCCGCGGTCGCAGAGGTGATCGACCGGTTCGGCCGCATCGACGTCCTGGTCAACAACGCCGGCATCGGCGCGTCGGGCGCCGTCGAGGAGAACTCCGTCGCCCAGGCCCAGAACGTCCTGAACATCAACGTCCTGGGTGTCATCCGTATGACGAAGGCCGTCCTGCCGCACATGCGCGCCCGGGGCGGCGGACGCGTCATCAACATCTCGTCCGTCCTCGGCGTCGCCCCCCAGCCCTTCATGGCCCTCTACGTCGCCTCGAAGCACGCCATCGAGGGCTACTCCGAGTCGCTGGACCACGAGGTCCGCGAGCACGGCGTGCGGGTCCTGCTCGTCCAGCCCGCCTACACCAAGACCAGTTTCGACACCAACGCCGCACAGCCCGACACCCCGCTGCCCTTGTACACGGAGCGCCGGCGCGTCTTCGACGAGGTGATCGCGGAGGCGATGAAGGCCGGTGACGATCCCGCCGTCGTGGCCAAGGTGATCGTCACAGCGGCCACCGACAAGAAGCCGAAGCTGCGCTACACCGCCGGCCCGCTGGCCTCACGCGTCACCACCGCGCGTCGCCTCGTCCCGGCCGGCACGTTCGACAAGCAGATCCGCAAGAACAACCGCCTGCCCGGCTGA